In Mycobacterium sp. 050128, one genomic interval encodes:
- the rplJ gene encoding 50S ribosomal protein L10 translates to MAKADKATAVADIVEQFSASTATVITEYRGLTVANLAELRRSLAGSATYTVAKNTLIKRAATEAGIEGLDELFAGPTAIAFVSGEPVDAAKAIKTFAKENKALVIKGGYMDGHPLTVAEVERIADLESREVLLAKLAGAMKGNLAKAAGLFNAPVSQFARLAAALQEKKAADPAAAAAPAAEPAPEAAASEAPAEAEAPAETPADAE, encoded by the coding sequence ATGGCCAAAGCCGACAAGGCCACCGCCGTAGCGGACATTGTCGAGCAGTTCAGCGCCTCGACCGCGACCGTCATCACCGAGTACCGCGGCTTGACCGTCGCCAACCTGGCCGAGCTGCGCCGCTCGCTGGCGGGTTCGGCCACCTACACCGTGGCCAAGAACACGCTGATCAAGCGGGCAGCGACCGAAGCCGGGATCGAGGGTCTCGACGAGCTGTTCGCGGGCCCGACGGCCATCGCGTTCGTCAGCGGCGAACCGGTCGACGCCGCCAAGGCCATCAAGACCTTCGCCAAGGAGAACAAGGCGCTGGTAATTAAGGGTGGCTACATGGATGGCCACCCGCTGACGGTGGCCGAGGTCGAGCGGATCGCCGACCTGGAATCGCGCGAGGTGCTGCTGGCCAAGCTGGCCGGTGCCATGAAGGGCAACCTCGCCAAGGCTGCCGGCCTGTTCAACGCGCCGGTTTCGCAGTTCGCCCGCCTCGCGGCCGCCCTGCAAGAGAAGAAGGCGGCCGACCCGGCTGCCGCAGCGGCTCCGGCCGCAGAACCCGCTCCCGAGGCAGCCGCTTCGGAAGCACCCGCCGAGGCAGAAGCACCCGCCGAGACACCGGCTGACGCCGAATAA